One part of the Arabidopsis thaliana chromosome 1 sequence genome encodes these proteins:
- a CDS encoding Plant thionin family protein (Plant thionin family protein; LOCATED IN: endomembrane system; BEST Arabidopsis thaliana protein match is: Plant thionin family protein (TAIR:AT1G30972.2); Has 30201 Blast hits to 17322 proteins in 780 species: Archae - 12; Bacteria - 1396; Metazoa - 17338; Fungi - 3422; Plants - 5037; Viruses - 0; Other Eukaryotes - 2996 (source: NCBI BLink).) encodes MGAKWNSMIIMVFVVTMVIAMENVNGETRAQCHEDCITDCATTGIIPIKCLQNCYRRCPGKPRRTLGHHFSEVEAQT; translated from the exons aTGGGTGCTAAATGGAATTCAATGATCATAATGGTGTTTGTGGTGACAATGGTAATAGCAATGGAAAATGTCAATGGAGAGACGAGAGCTCAATGCCATGAAGATTGCATTACAGATTGTGCCACCACAGGAATAATTCCGATCAAGTGCCTTCAGAATTGTTACCGTCGATGTCCCGGCAAACCTCGTCGTACATTAGGTCACCATTTTTcagaag TGGAAGCGCAGACATAG
- a CDS encoding Plant thionin family protein (Plant thionin family protein; LOCATED IN: endomembrane system; BEST Arabidopsis thaliana protein match is: Plant thionin family protein (TAIR:AT1G30972.1); Has 9 Blast hits to 9 proteins in 2 species: Archae - 0; Bacteria - 0; Metazoa - 0; Fungi - 0; Plants - 9; Viruses - 0; Other Eukaryotes - 0 (source: NCBI BLink).), protein MGAKWNSMIIMVFVVTMVIAMENVNGETRAQCHEDCITDCATTGIIPIKCLQNCYRRCPGKPRRTLGHHFSEGKKKIKI, encoded by the coding sequence aTGGGTGCTAAATGGAATTCAATGATCATAATGGTGTTTGTGGTGACAATGGTAATAGCAATGGAAAATGTCAATGGAGAGACGAGAGCTCAATGCCATGAAGATTGCATTACAGATTGTGCCACCACAGGAATAATTCCGATCAAGTGCCTTCAGAATTGTTACCGTCGATGTCCCGGCAAACCTCGTCGTACATTAGGTCACCATTTTTcagaaggtaaaaaaaaaataaaaatctaa
- a CDS encoding Polyketide cyclase/dehydrase and lipid transport superfamily protein (Polyketide cyclase/dehydrase and lipid transport superfamily protein; FUNCTIONS IN: molecular_function unknown; INVOLVED IN: response to biotic stimulus, defense response; LOCATED IN: cellular_component unknown; EXPRESSED IN: sperm cell, root; CONTAINS InterPro DOMAIN/s: Bet v I allergen (InterPro:IPR000916); BEST Arabidopsis thaliana protein match is: Polyketide cyclase/dehydrase and lipid transport superfamily protein (TAIR:AT1G14960.1); Has 333 Blast hits to 305 proteins in 33 species: Archae - 0; Bacteria - 0; Metazoa - 0; Fungi - 0; Plants - 333; Viruses - 0; Other Eukaryotes - 0 (source: NCBI BLink).), translating to MAMSGTYMTDVPLNGSAEKHYKLWSSETHRIPDTIGHLIQGVILHEGDWDSHGSIKTWKYNLDGKEEEFKERTEIDEEKMAVTMTALDGQVMEELKVYIPNLQFIPESQNACVCKVSVKWEKRTEDSEPAKFYKFLEKMIADSDDHILHNQE from the exons ATGGCGATGTCGGGAACATACATGACGGACGTGCCTCTGAATGGATCGGCCGAGAAACACTACAAGTTGTGGAGTAGCGAGACCCATCGCATCCCTGACACTATCGGCCACCTCATCCAAGGTGTCATCCTCCACGAGGGCGATTGGGACTCTCACGGCTCCATCAAGACATGGAAGTACAATCTTG ATGGGAAGGAGGAAGAGTTTAAGGAGAGAACAGAGATAGACGAAGAGAAGATGGCGGTGACGATGACTGCGCTCGATGGTCAAGTCATGGAGGAGCTTAAGGTGTATATCCCAAATCTACAATTCATCCCCGAGTCCCAAAATGCTTGTGTCTGCAAAGTTAGTGTGAAGTGGGAGAAACGCACCGAAGACTCAGAACCCGCCAAGTTTTATAAGTTTCTCGAGAAGATGATTGCTGATTCGGATGACCACATTCTCCATAACCAGGAATGA
- a CDS encoding F-box/associated interaction domain protein (F-box and associated interaction domains-containing protein; CONTAINS InterPro DOMAIN/s: F-box domain, cyclin-like (InterPro:IPR001810), F-box domain, Skp2-like (InterPro:IPR022364), F-box associated domain, type 3 (InterPro:IPR013187), F-box associated interaction domain (InterPro:IPR017451); BEST Arabidopsis thaliana protein match is: F-box associated ubiquitination effector family protein (TAIR:AT4G11590.1); Has 1034 Blast hits to 1003 proteins in 28 species: Archae - 0; Bacteria - 0; Metazoa - 0; Fungi - 0; Plants - 1034; Viruses - 0; Other Eukaryotes - 0 (source: NCBI BLink).) — MRMTRRRTKKTEIRNDSDSVRIDIVIEIVKRLPLKDVSRFLLVSKLWSEIIRSPYFIRSFPFLFSSIQPHLLYALNSLDKDKGHHKCCDIHYVSGLICFGYGQQQLITNPRTGKSIYLPKVKSRSKIIQSFFGYDPVYGQYKVLCMSERMNDYLNVPSSEHQVFTLGGVQKVEQSWRMIECNIHHRPKTNSVCMDGVLYYGAFTGGDMLEWCLMRFDVRTEKLDLVSRLNESSIQCYRPGHSPSLIKYHGKVALAFETSLHTFELWVMEDAEKWSKIRFSICHSMHLFGQDDDDAFLITGNIHTGEIIFAPYDCDVRFGMTHVVYYDLKTNRLRFRTVAFDLGTLFPQISVMVPFFDYVESAMLL, encoded by the exons ATGAGAATGACGAGACGTCGCACTAAAAAGACAGAGATCAGGAACGATTCGGATTCGGTTCGTATAGACATAGTGATCGAGATCGTGAAGAGATTGCCTTTGAAAGATGTATCGAGGTTTCTCCTTGTGTCCAAGTTATGGTCAGAAATCATCCGAAGTCCATATTTCATCAGATCGTTCCCGTTCTTGTTCTCGTCAATTCAGCCACATCTGCTCTATGCTCTCAATAGCTTAGATAAAGATAAAGGACACCACAAATG CTGCGATATTCATTACGTGAGTGGCTTGATATGCTTTGGATATGGTCAGCAACAACTTATAACTAACCCTAGAACAGGTAAGTCCATTTACTTACCCAAAGTGAAATCAAGAAGCAAGATCATCCAAAGCTTTTTCGGATACGATCCAGTCTATGGCCAATATAAAGTACTGTGCATGTCGGAAAGAATGAATGATTACTTGAATGTTCCGTCTTCTGAACATCAAGTGTTCACATTAGGAGGAGTACAAAAAGTTGAACAATCGTGGAGGATGATTGAATGTAACATTCATCACCGTCCCAAAACTAACAGTGTGTGCATGGATGGGGTTTTGTATTATGGCGCTTTTACGGGCGGGGATATGTTGGAATGGTGCTTAATGAGATTCGATGTGAGGACCGAAAAGTTGGATCTCGTTTCAAGATTAAACGAGAGTAGCATACAATGTTACCGCCCGGGGCATTCTCCATCTTTGATAAAATACCATGGGAAAGTAGCTTTAGCCTTTGAAACTTCACTTCATACATTTGAATTGTGGGTTATGGAAGATGCTGAGAAATGGTCGAAGATACGTTTCTCTATTTGTCATTCTATGCATTTATTTGGACAAGACGACGACGATGCATTTCTCATTACAGGCAATATTCACACGGGTGAGATTATATTCGCACCTTACGATTGCGATGTAAGATTCGGTATGACTCATGTTGTCTATTATGATCTCAAGACAAATAGGCTTAGGTTTAGAACTGTTGCGTTTGATTTAGGAACTCTTTTCCCTCAGATTTCTGTAATGGTACCTTTTTTCGATTATGTAGAGAGTGCTATGCTTTTGTAA
- the OSB4 gene encoding organellar single-stranded DNA binding protein 4 (organellar single-stranded DNA binding protein 4 (OSB4); FUNCTIONS IN: single-stranded DNA binding; INVOLVED IN: biological_process unknown; LOCATED IN: chloroplast; EXPRESSED IN: 21 plant structures; EXPRESSED DURING: 12 growth stages; CONTAINS InterPro DOMAIN/s: Nucleic acid-binding, OB-fold-like (InterPro:IPR016027), Nucleic acid-binding, OB-fold (InterPro:IPR012340), Primosome PriB/single-strand DNA-binding (InterPro:IPR000424); BEST Arabidopsis thaliana protein match is: plastid transcriptionally active 9 (TAIR:AT4G20010.1); Has 227 Blast hits to 149 proteins in 27 species: Archae - 0; Bacteria - 22; Metazoa - 0; Fungi - 0; Plants - 202; Viruses - 0; Other Eukaryotes - 3 (source: NCBI BLink).): MQFLGRSISKSIRPSLNSTARKSWVLSSQQFLSTSSTESSSRTRGGGGGNRAEKSSEEWPRPMEVPYQPKIANSIDLIGYVHQPVQFDSTLDGKFWAGTVISHEPSSDSKSESDSSSNFWIPVLFEGDLAHTANSYLKKNDRVHITGQILGDVIQSGANSDQAHVQLFKSFHGSFSHQVMVRDLHYIEGSKAMPKVLPTLDQNEGVLKHSASVQRGREFGTNLWFDLVDKPNEWCDYREMKQNGSVNPKHPDFKKKDGSQALWLNNAPTEILSELKDVKFDIPKYAKQPKAGEESWKDLVDNMNKWWDNRVDKRTPKSPDFKHKETGVGLWLSDSPSWVLEKLPPPKSKTSDIYGVQEMF, translated from the exons ATGCAGTTTCTTGGAAGATCAATTTCGAAATCGATAAGACCTTCGTTAAATTCAACTGCTAGAAAATCATGGGTTCTTTCTTCTCAGCAAtttctttcaacttcttctacGGAAAGTAGTAGCCGTACTcgcggaggaggaggaggaaacaGAGCTGAGAAATCGTCGGAGGAGTGGCCGAGACCGATGGAGGTACCGTACCAACCCAAAATCGCGAACTCTATAGATTTAATTGGTTACGTTCACCAACCAGTTCAGTTCGACTCTACACTCGATGGAAAATTCTGGGCAGGCACAGTCATTTCTCATGAACCTTCTTCTGATTCCAAGTCTGAGTCTGATTCATCTAGTAACTTCTG GATTCCGGTACTGTTTGAAGGGGATTTAGCTCATACGGCTAACTCTTATTTGAAGAAAAACGATCGGGTTCATATTACTGGACAGATTTTAGGAGATGTGATTCAATCTGGAGCAAATTCTGACCAAGCACATGTTCAGTTGTTTAAAAGCTTTCATGGTAGCTTTTCACATCAAGTAATGGTTCGTGATCTCCACTACATTGAAGGTTCTAAAGCCATGCCAAAGGTTTTGCCAACGTTGGATCAAAATGAAGGTGTGCTAAAGCATTCTG CTAGCGTtcaaagaggaagagaatttGGAACTAATCTTTGGTTTGATCTTGTTGATAAACCGAATGAATGGTGTGATTACCGTGAAATGAAACAGAATGGATCG GTTAATCCTAAACACCCTgatttcaagaagaaagacggGAGTCAAGCGCTTTGGCTTAACAATGCTCCTACAGAGATATTGTCCGAGCTCAAAGACGTGAAGTTTGATATTCCAAAATACGCAAAACAACCAAAGG CCGGAGAGGAATCATGGAAGGACTTGGTAGATAACATGAATAAGTGGTGGGACAATAGAGTGGACAAG AGAACCCCAAAATCGCCGGATTTTAAGCACAAAGAAACCGGTGTAGGTCTCTGGCTAAGTGACTCTCCGAGCTGGGTGTTAGAAAAACTGCCTCCCCCAAAGAGCAAAACAAGTGACATCTACGGTGTACAAGAGATGTTCTAA